One window of Oscillibacter hominis genomic DNA carries:
- the dusB gene encoding tRNA dihydrouridine synthase DusB, protein MKIADVDVPSRLALAPMAGVTDVAFRQICRELGAGLTCTELVSSKALCYQDKKTRLLLELSPGEHPAAAQIFGSDPICMAEAAQIAAEVSGADFIDINMGCPVGKVVSSGDGSALMRDPDKAARVAEAVVKASPVPVTVKMRRGWDKGSINAVELSRLLEQVGVAAIAVHGRTRTQMYSGTADWTTIRAVKESVSIPVIANGDVWSAEDAVRILRFTGADMAMIGRGAFGNPWIFQQAQAALEGKDIPPLPPLSERVDTAVRQFELAAASKGEKVAVLEARRHYCWYLKGVSHSNYYKEQIVQMNTLEDVYRVTKGIKRDLT, encoded by the coding sequence ATGAAAATTGCAGATGTGGACGTCCCCTCCCGCCTGGCCCTTGCGCCCATGGCCGGCGTGACGGACGTGGCCTTCCGGCAGATCTGCCGGGAGTTGGGCGCGGGCCTGACCTGTACGGAGCTGGTCAGCTCCAAGGCCCTGTGCTACCAGGATAAAAAGACCAGGCTCCTATTGGAGCTCTCCCCCGGCGAACATCCGGCGGCGGCCCAGATATTCGGCAGCGACCCGATCTGCATGGCGGAGGCCGCCCAGATCGCGGCGGAGGTGTCCGGCGCGGATTTCATTGACATCAACATGGGCTGCCCGGTGGGCAAGGTGGTCTCCTCCGGCGACGGCAGCGCCCTGATGCGCGACCCGGACAAGGCCGCGCGGGTGGCGGAGGCCGTGGTCAAGGCAAGCCCCGTCCCGGTTACGGTGAAGATGCGCCGGGGCTGGGACAAGGGCAGCATCAACGCCGTGGAGCTCTCCAGGCTGCTGGAGCAGGTGGGGGTCGCCGCTATCGCCGTCCATGGCCGCACCCGGACGCAGATGTACAGCGGGACCGCCGACTGGACCACCATCCGGGCGGTGAAGGAGTCGGTGTCCATTCCGGTAATCGCCAACGGCGACGTCTGGAGTGCGGAGGACGCTGTGCGCATTCTCCGCTTCACCGGAGCGGATATGGCCATGATCGGCCGCGGCGCTTTCGGTAACCCCTGGATTTTCCAGCAGGCACAGGCCGCACTGGAGGGAAAGGACATCCCGCCTCTTCCCCCGCTATCAGAGCGGGTGGACACCGCCGTGCGGCAGTTTGAGCTGGCCGCCGCCTCCAAAGGCGAGAAGGTGGCGGTTCTGGAGGCCCGCCGCCACTACTGCTGGTATTTAAAGGGCGTGTCCCATTCCAACTACTATAAGGAGCAAATCGTGCAGATGAACACCTTGGAAGACGTGTATCGCGTCACAAAGGGCATCAAGAGGGATTTGACATGA
- a CDS encoding RNA polymerase sigma factor, producing the protein MTETELILAAQQGDDDAFESLVRLYEKKVYALALRMCGNPDDAAEVAQEAFLSAWQGLKFFRRESTFSTWLYRLTTNASIDLLRKQKRPALSLEDEELNIDLPDCAPTPEEALERSAVREEIERCLMSLSNDHRQVLVLREMHQLSYIEIADTLDVDVGTVKSRISRGRKHLRKVLLEHGNFFVPQPSKEIEKEGCK; encoded by the coding sequence ATGACGGAAACTGAATTGATCCTGGCCGCCCAGCAAGGGGATGACGACGCCTTTGAATCGCTGGTGCGGCTGTATGAAAAGAAGGTTTATGCTTTGGCGCTGCGGATGTGCGGCAACCCGGACGATGCCGCCGAGGTCGCTCAGGAGGCGTTTCTCTCCGCTTGGCAGGGACTGAAGTTTTTTCGCCGGGAATCCACCTTTTCCACCTGGCTTTACCGCCTGACCACCAACGCCTCCATCGACCTCCTGCGCAAGCAGAAGCGCCCGGCCCTCTCCCTGGAGGATGAGGAACTGAACATAGACTTGCCCGACTGCGCCCCCACTCCGGAGGAGGCCCTGGAGCGCTCCGCGGTGCGGGAGGAGATCGAGCGGTGCCTGATGTCCCTCTCCAACGATCACCGTCAGGTGCTGGTGCTGCGGGAGATGCATCAGCTCTCCTACATCGAGATCGCCGACACGTTGGACGTGGATGTGGGCACGGTCAAATCCCGGATCAGCCGGGGCCGGAAGCACCTGCGCAAGGTTTTGCTGGAGCACGGGAACTTTTTCGTACCCCAGCCGTCCAAGGAGATAGAAAAGGAGGGCTGCAAATGA
- a CDS encoding zf-HC2 domain-containing protein — protein sequence MKYCDDYAALISAYLDDELAPEEQSALLTHLKDCPGCRAYLAQLYAIRDSFPTLDETQPPDGLADSVMATIRSQQVRRRARSRKMRTMVPLAACLAFLIVLGGTKGLFSSLDGAGNSAGEAALLSESSGDLSDAPFAAQSSPAGGSSFKGGVEQDTASENGGSSNSASLPKEADPDSGTAAPKSSAGSEDPEAAAPAKTSGSSAYTALEGKVSYFTQVYLTSLQAGSLLDGYTGEDYSDGKVTGVAYTLTEAEYDGLAGQLPELISPEDAEPQQSGDYALVIVTEN from the coding sequence ATGAAATACTGTGACGACTATGCAGCTCTCATCAGCGCGTATCTGGATGATGAGCTGGCACCGGAGGAACAATCCGCGCTTTTGACCCATTTGAAAGACTGCCCCGGCTGCCGCGCCTATCTTGCGCAGCTCTACGCCATCCGGGACAGCTTCCCCACGCTGGATGAGACGCAGCCGCCCGATGGCCTGGCCGACTCGGTCATGGCCACCATCCGCTCCCAGCAGGTCCGCCGCAGGGCACGCTCCCGGAAGATGCGGACCATGGTGCCGCTGGCGGCCTGCCTGGCATTTCTCATTGTCCTGGGCGGCACCAAGGGCCTCTTTTCCAGCCTGGACGGGGCCGGGAACTCCGCCGGCGAAGCCGCCCTCCTCTCCGAGTCCTCCGGGGACCTGAGCGATGCCCCCTTTGCGGCCCAGAGCAGCCCAGCCGGCGGCAGTTCCTTCAAAGGCGGTGTCGAACAGGATACCGCCTCGGAAAACGGCGGCTCCTCCAACAGCGCATCCCTTCCGAAGGAGGCTGATCCTGACTCCGGAACAGCCGCGCCGAAGAGTTCGGCGGGCTCTGAGGACCCGGAAGCCGCAGCCCCCGCCAAAACCTCCGGTTCCTCGGCCTACACGGCGCTGGAAGGTAAAGTCTCCTACTTCACCCAGGTCTATCTCACCTCCCTCCAGGCCGGCTCACTGTTGGACGGCTACACCGGAGAGGACTACAGCGACGGCAAGGTCACCGGCGTGGCCTACACCCTAACGGAGGCGGAGTACGACGGCTTGGCCGGCCAGCTTCCGGAGCTGATCTCCCCGGAGGATGCGGAGCCCCAGCAGAGCGGGGACTACGCCCTGGTAATTGTTACGGAAAACTGA
- a CDS encoding QueT transporter family protein — translation MSKSRFTVQQITFAAVVAAAYAVLSYFAALFSVAYGPIQCRFSEALCVLPFFFPAATPGLFIGCLIANLLSPYGALDIIFGSLATLLAAVLTSRCTQKWLAPLPPVLCNAVIVGGVIAFQQTSGGGSFAAAFLYNAATVGLGELISCYVLGSALLGVLPRIRGLARWMRPQEQK, via the coding sequence ATGTCCAAATCCAGGTTTACCGTCCAGCAGATCACCTTTGCCGCCGTGGTGGCGGCCGCCTATGCGGTGCTGTCCTACTTCGCCGCGCTGTTCAGTGTGGCTTACGGCCCCATCCAGTGCCGCTTTTCCGAGGCACTGTGCGTCCTTCCCTTCTTTTTCCCCGCCGCCACACCCGGCCTTTTCATCGGCTGCCTCATCGCCAATCTTCTGAGTCCCTACGGCGCTCTGGACATCATTTTCGGCTCCCTGGCCACGCTGCTTGCCGCGGTGCTCACCTCCCGGTGCACTCAAAAGTGGCTGGCTCCCCTGCCGCCGGTGCTGTGCAACGCCGTCATTGTGGGCGGCGTCATCGCCTTCCAGCAGACCTCCGGCGGCGGCTCTTTCGCGGCCGCGTTCCTCTACAACGCCGCCACCGTGGGCCTTGGGGAGCTGATTTCCTGTTATGTGCTGGGTTCGGCGCTCTTGGGCGTGCTGCCCCGCATCCGCGGCCTTGCGCGCTGGATGCGGCCTCAGGAACAGAAATAG
- the rpsF gene encoding 30S ribosomal protein S6 — protein MAKVSGNYEVVYIIDPTLSEEQTAALVAKFKTLAEQNASAVEVEEWGKRKLAYEINFKSEGYYVLMSFTSAPAFPKELDRVLGITDGIMRSLIVSKGE, from the coding sequence ATGGCAAAAGTTTCCGGCAACTATGAGGTCGTCTACATCATCGACCCCACGCTGAGCGAGGAGCAGACCGCCGCCCTGGTGGCGAAGTTCAAGACCCTTGCTGAGCAGAACGCCAGCGCTGTTGAGGTTGAGGAGTGGGGTAAGCGCAAGCTGGCCTACGAGATCAACTTCAAGTCTGAAGGCTATTACGTCCTGATGAGCTTTACCAGCGCTCCCGCTTTCCCCAAAGAGCTGGACCGTGTCCTCGGCATTACCGACGGCATTATGCGTTCCCTGATCGTCTCCAAGGGCGAATAA
- a CDS encoding single-stranded DNA-binding protein has translation MLNRILLMGRLVADPELRRTQSGTPVTSFRIAVDRDFKNQSGEKETDFIDIVAWRATAEFVAKYFAKGRMAVVEGRLQIRPWTDKEGNKRTSAEVVADNVYFGDSKRDGGGDSFAAPSYGAPAGGGYRSAPSPVDAHSDFAEIGEEDGELPF, from the coding sequence ATGCTGAACCGCATTCTTTTGATGGGCCGTCTGGTGGCAGACCCGGAGCTGCGCAGGACGCAGAGCGGAACGCCCGTCACATCCTTCCGCATCGCTGTGGATCGTGATTTCAAGAACCAGAGCGGCGAGAAGGAAACCGATTTCATCGATATCGTCGCCTGGCGTGCGACCGCCGAGTTTGTGGCAAAGTACTTCGCCAAGGGCCGCATGGCCGTGGTGGAGGGCCGCCTTCAGATCCGCCCCTGGACGGACAAGGAGGGCAACAAACGCACCTCTGCCGAGGTGGTGGCCGACAACGTCTATTTCGGCGATTCCAAGCGGGACGGCGGCGGAGATTCCTTTGCCGCGCCCAGCTACGGCGCACCTGCCGGCGGCGGATACCGCTCCGCCCCTTCCCCGGTGGATGCCCATTCCGATTTTGCTGAGATCGGCGAGGAGGACGGCGAGCTGCCGTTCTGA
- the rpsR gene encoding 30S ribosomal protein S18 — protein sequence MAMERENRPARPMNRKRRKVCQFCVDKCESIDYKDVVKLRRYVSERAKILPRRTTGTCAMHQRQLTEAIKRARQIALLPFVTD from the coding sequence ATGGCTATGGAACGCGAGAACAGACCTGCTCGTCCCATGAACCGCAAGCGCAGAAAGGTTTGCCAGTTCTGTGTGGACAAGTGCGAGTCCATTGACTATAAAGACGTGGTAAAACTGCGCCGCTATGTCTCCGAGCGCGCCAAGATTCTGCCCCGCAGAACCACTGGCACCTGCGCAATGCATCAGCGCCAGCTGACCGAGGCCATCAAGCGTGCCCGGCAGATCGCCCTGCTGCCTTTCGTCACCGATTGA
- a CDS encoding polysaccharide pyruvyl transferase family protein, with product MKTGLVTFYHIHHYGAFLQACATARAVEALGSECEIIDYYVNQSNDLFRGARSIAAAASDAHTALHYGALKARYDRFEQFSAEHLPISKHRYMSFEELQKADLPYDVYLSGSDQIWNPKIFPDGRFDPVFFAAFTQGRKIAYAPSFGISQIPSGMEKELRGYLEGYEAIGVRERAGQRIVKEIANRDVPVVLDPTLLLQKGEWAAMAAQPRSTGGYILCYCISSPGALSPYVFKLAEATGLPVVQLCGIRRKVHPKARCVLDAGPAEFLGLFQNAAYVCTNSFHGTVFSVQFEKPFFTTVAPMEMAHPEQSRTFNLLTTLGLTNRVVGRGDTAELTEEIDYAAVSRKLEEQRRRSLEYLRCALRGEPFDGQEETDRPLPILARREECTGCAACYSGCPKNAISMARDKEGFLYPQVDHSLCVECGHCTVICPALNKREQREHLPVAFAAWNRDENVRRDSTSGGVFSLLADYVFEDGGVVFGAALDSKMHLRHIACWSKAELRHLRGAKYVQSEIGDTYRQIRKLVESGRKVLFSGTPCQVDGLYRYLGYRPENLLSCDLVCHGVPSPGVWEDMVDSIQRETGRTIQNVRFRNKVSGWKSSHLTTLFEGGTVSSRPLTQTEYGRAFGRALFLRPSCYRCTYASMNRPGDFTLGDFWGLREDELPEEQHKGVSLLLVNTSQGSHVFDQLPIARVPFPIERAIAGNPRLASPTAIVPDRTAFFAAYAVEPFDEVRRQYLKLPGLPYRIAAKALSPEAKAKIRKKLKG from the coding sequence TTGAAAACCGGATTAGTCACCTTTTATCACATTCACCATTACGGCGCATTTCTCCAGGCCTGCGCCACAGCCCGGGCGGTGGAAGCCCTGGGCAGTGAATGCGAAATCATCGATTACTATGTCAACCAGAGCAACGATCTGTTCCGCGGAGCGCGCTCCATCGCAGCCGCTGCCTCGGACGCTCACACGGCGCTGCACTACGGCGCGCTGAAGGCCCGTTACGACCGGTTTGAGCAGTTCTCAGCAGAGCACCTGCCCATTTCCAAGCATCGCTACATGAGCTTTGAGGAGCTTCAGAAGGCGGATCTGCCCTACGACGTCTATCTCTCCGGCAGCGATCAGATCTGGAACCCCAAGATTTTTCCCGACGGCCGCTTCGACCCCGTGTTTTTTGCAGCCTTTACCCAGGGGCGCAAGATCGCCTACGCACCCTCCTTCGGCATCTCCCAGATTCCCTCCGGCATGGAGAAGGAGCTGCGGGGGTATCTGGAGGGCTATGAGGCCATCGGTGTGCGGGAGCGGGCTGGACAGCGGATCGTAAAAGAGATCGCGAACCGGGATGTGCCGGTCGTGCTGGACCCCACGCTGCTGCTGCAAAAAGGGGAGTGGGCAGCCATGGCGGCCCAGCCCAGGTCCACCGGCGGATACATCCTGTGCTACTGCATCAGCAGCCCCGGTGCCCTGTCGCCCTATGTTTTCAAGCTGGCCGAGGCCACGGGGCTGCCCGTTGTGCAGCTGTGCGGTATCCGCCGCAAGGTCCACCCAAAGGCCCGCTGTGTGCTGGACGCGGGACCGGCGGAATTTTTGGGCCTTTTCCAAAACGCGGCCTATGTCTGCACCAACTCCTTCCACGGCACGGTGTTCTCCGTGCAGTTTGAAAAGCCTTTCTTTACCACGGTGGCGCCTATGGAGATGGCCCACCCGGAGCAGTCCCGTACCTTTAACCTGCTCACCACCCTGGGCCTTACGAATCGTGTGGTGGGGCGGGGGGATACGGCGGAGCTCACGGAGGAGATCGACTACGCCGCCGTGAGCCGGAAGCTGGAGGAGCAGCGGCGCCGTTCCCTTGAATACCTGCGCTGCGCCCTGCGGGGCGAACCCTTTGACGGCCAGGAGGAGACCGACCGACCACTGCCCATCCTGGCCAGGCGGGAGGAGTGCACCGGGTGCGCCGCCTGCTACAGTGGATGTCCCAAAAACGCCATTTCCATGGCCCGGGACAAGGAGGGGTTCCTCTATCCGCAGGTGGATCACAGCCTCTGCGTGGAGTGCGGACACTGCACCGTGATCTGTCCTGCATTGAACAAGAGGGAGCAGAGGGAGCACCTGCCGGTGGCCTTTGCCGCCTGGAACCGGGATGAGAATGTGCGCCGGGACTCCACCTCCGGCGGCGTGTTCTCCCTGTTGGCGGACTACGTGTTTGAGGACGGCGGCGTGGTGTTTGGCGCGGCTTTGGACAGCAAAATGCATCTGCGCCACATCGCCTGCTGGTCCAAGGCGGAGCTGCGCCATCTGCGGGGAGCCAAGTATGTGCAGAGCGAAATCGGAGACACCTACCGCCAGATCAGAAAGTTGGTGGAGAGCGGCAGAAAGGTGCTTTTCTCCGGGACGCCGTGCCAGGTGGACGGGCTGTACCGCTATCTGGGATATCGGCCGGAGAACCTGCTCAGCTGTGACCTGGTGTGCCACGGCGTGCCTTCTCCCGGGGTGTGGGAGGACATGGTGGATTCCATCCAGCGGGAGACCGGCCGGACCATCCAGAACGTACGCTTTCGCAACAAGGTCAGCGGCTGGAAGTCCAGCCATCTGACCACACTCTTTGAAGGGGGCACGGTCAGTTCCCGCCCGCTGACCCAGACGGAGTACGGCCGGGCCTTTGGCCGGGCGCTGTTCCTGCGGCCCTCCTGCTACCGCTGCACCTATGCCTCCATGAACCGCCCCGGCGACTTCACCTTGGGTGATTTCTGGGGGCTGCGGGAGGACGAGCTGCCGGAGGAGCAGCACAAGGGCGTTTCCCTGCTGCTGGTGAACACCTCTCAAGGCAGCCATGTGTTTGACCAGCTGCCCATCGCCCGGGTGCCTTTCCCCATTGAGCGGGCCATTGCCGGGAATCCCCGGCTGGCGTCGCCCACCGCGATAGTGCCGGACCGTACCGCCTTCTTTGCCGCCTATGCGGTGGAGCCCTTTGACGAGGTCCGCAGACAGTATCTCAAGCTGCCGGGCCTGCCCTACCGGATCGCCGCCAAAGCCCTTTCCCCGGAGGCGAAGGCCAAGATCCGCAAAAAGCTGAAGGGATAA
- a CDS encoding deoxycytidylate deaminase: MSRISKENYYLDIAQTVLERSTCLRRRYGAIIVKNDEIISTGYNGAPRGRKNCVDMGYCAREAMQVPRGERYELCRSVHAEANAIVSAARRDMVGGTLYLVGRDGRTGELLSDATSCPMCRRLVINSGLERVVIRKTKEDFEVVGVEEWVADDDLNMI; the protein is encoded by the coding sequence ATGTCTCGCATCAGTAAGGAGAACTATTATCTGGATATCGCCCAGACGGTGCTGGAGCGCTCCACCTGTCTGCGCCGGCGCTACGGCGCCATCATTGTGAAAAACGATGAGATCATCTCCACCGGCTACAACGGCGCTCCCCGGGGACGCAAGAACTGCGTGGATATGGGGTACTGTGCCCGTGAGGCCATGCAGGTGCCCCGTGGCGAGCGGTATGAGCTCTGCCGCAGTGTGCATGCCGAGGCCAATGCCATCGTCTCCGCCGCCCGCCGGGACATGGTGGGCGGCACGCTGTATCTGGTGGGGCGGGACGGCCGGACCGGCGAGCTGCTCAGCGACGCCACCTCCTGCCCCATGTGCCGCCGTCTGGTCATCAACTCCGGTTTGGAGCGCGTGGTGATCCGCAAGACCAAGGAGGATTTTGAAGTGGTCGGCGTGGAGGAATGGGTGGCGGATGACGACCTTAACATGATCTGA
- a CDS encoding chromate transporter gives MVFLKLFLSFFQVGLFSFGGGMAALPLIQTQMVEIHGWLTLSQFADLVTIAEMTPGPIAINAATFVGIRVAGLPGALVATFGCVLPSCVIVLILARLYVRYKSLSLMQGALGGLRPAIVALIGSAGVSIFLMAICGEGGFHGLDSVNWIAVGMFAVAFVLLRKWKVSPILLMLCSGVAGGILYTLFPALAG, from the coding sequence ATGGTATTTCTCAAGCTTTTTCTCAGCTTCTTCCAGGTTGGCCTGTTCAGCTTCGGCGGCGGAATGGCGGCCCTGCCCCTGATCCAGACCCAGATGGTGGAGATCCACGGGTGGCTCACCCTTTCCCAGTTCGCAGACCTTGTCACCATTGCGGAGATGACGCCGGGGCCCATCGCCATCAACGCCGCCACCTTTGTGGGCATCCGGGTGGCGGGGCTGCCTGGGGCGCTGGTGGCCACCTTTGGCTGCGTTCTGCCCTCCTGCGTCATTGTGCTGATTCTGGCCCGGCTGTATGTGCGCTATAAGAGCCTGAGCCTGATGCAGGGCGCCCTGGGCGGGCTGCGTCCCGCCATTGTGGCGCTGATCGGTTCCGCGGGCGTGTCCATCTTCCTGATGGCGATCTGCGGGGAGGGGGGCTTTCACGGCCTGGACTCCGTCAACTGGATCGCGGTGGGGATGTTTGCCGTGGCGTTTGTGTTGCTGCGTAAGTGGAAGGTGAGCCCCATCCTACTGATGCTGTGCTCCGGCGTGGCAGGCGGAATCCTCTATACCCTGTTCCCGGCTTTAGCGGGATAG
- a CDS encoding chromate transporter: MTKGRKLYWQLFFNALSLSAFTFGGGYVIVSLMQKKYVDELKWLEEDEMLNLVAIAQSAPGPVAVNASMILGYQLGGGIGALVSILGTILPPLVTLSVISLAYQAFSENAVVQAVLRGMQAGIAAVIADTIFTLAGNVLREKSILSVLLMAASFAAVYFGGVNVVVIILICGAVGVGRGYLAMRRERKA, translated from the coding sequence ATGACCAAGGGAAGGAAGCTGTATTGGCAGCTGTTTTTTAACGCATTGAGTTTGAGTGCGTTCACCTTCGGCGGAGGCTATGTGATCGTCTCGCTGATGCAGAAAAAATATGTGGATGAGCTGAAGTGGCTGGAGGAGGACGAGATGCTGAACCTGGTGGCCATCGCCCAGTCGGCGCCCGGCCCGGTGGCGGTCAACGCGTCCATGATCTTAGGCTACCAGTTAGGCGGCGGAATCGGCGCGCTGGTCTCCATCCTGGGGACCATTTTGCCGCCGCTGGTGACATTGTCCGTCATCTCCCTGGCCTATCAGGCATTTTCCGAAAACGCCGTGGTGCAGGCGGTTCTGCGTGGCATGCAGGCAGGCATTGCCGCCGTCATCGCGGACACCATCTTCACCCTGGCCGGAAATGTGCTGCGGGAGAAGAGCATCCTGTCCGTCCTGCTGATGGCGGCCTCGTTTGCGGCTGTGTATTTCGGCGGTGTCAATGTGGTGGTGATCATTTTGATCTGCGGCGCAGTGGGCGTTGGCCGGGGATATCTGGCCATGCGGCGGGAAAGGAAGGCGTAG
- a CDS encoding CHAP domain-containing protein, translating into MATVNSLLTVARGEVGVKESPANSNRVKYNTWYYGKEVSGSAYPWCMVFVQWCCARAGVILPVRTASCSALMRAAKKIGAWVTSGYQAGDIVIYDFDGNGGTDHCGIVENVLSGGVVAIEGNTAQGNDANGGQVQRRVRASRLIVGALRPQYTKEAKMDNTPGKYAEEAVHWAVESGLMQGSADGDLKLHDSVTREQLMVFLYRLRKME; encoded by the coding sequence GTGGCGACCGTCAATAGCTTGCTCACCGTTGCCCGGGGAGAGGTGGGGGTCAAAGAGTCTCCGGCCAATTCCAACAGGGTCAAGTACAACACATGGTACTATGGCAAAGAGGTGTCCGGCAGTGCGTATCCCTGGTGCATGGTGTTCGTGCAGTGGTGCTGCGCCCGGGCTGGTGTGATCCTTCCGGTCAGGACGGCCAGCTGCAGCGCCTTGATGCGCGCGGCAAAGAAGATTGGCGCGTGGGTGACGTCCGGATATCAGGCAGGGGACATCGTAATCTATGACTTTGATGGAAACGGGGGCACGGATCACTGCGGCATCGTGGAGAACGTTCTGAGCGGGGGCGTGGTGGCTATTGAGGGGAACACGGCCCAGGGCAACGATGCCAACGGCGGGCAGGTCCAGCGCCGCGTCCGGGCGTCAAGGCTGATTGTGGGGGCACTGCGGCCCCAGTATACCAAGGAGGCGAAGATGGACAACACACCGGGGAAGTATGCGGAGGAGGCTGTACACTGGGCCGTAGAGAGCGGGCTCATGCAGGGCAGCGCAGACGGCGACCTGAAGCTCCACGACAGCGTGACGCGGGAGCAGCTCATGGTGTTCCTCTACAGGCTGCGCAAGATGGAATGA
- a CDS encoding phage holin family protein, producing the protein MMDITSLGITGVAVITVICYLIGQAVKVTGLDNKYIPVIVGTTGGILGVTAMFLMPDFPAADYMTAVAVGIVSGLAATGIHQVAKQMGGGNRGDRQ; encoded by the coding sequence ATGATGGATATTACATCTTTGGGCATCACGGGCGTGGCGGTCATCACGGTGATCTGCTATTTAATCGGCCAGGCGGTCAAAGTGACGGGCCTTGACAACAAGTACATCCCCGTCATTGTGGGCACGACGGGCGGTATTTTGGGCGTGACGGCCATGTTCCTTATGCCCGACTTTCCAGCGGCGGACTACATGACGGCGGTGGCCGTGGGCATCGTCTCCGGCCTCGCTGCCACGGGCATCCATCAGGTGGCAAAACAGATGGGCGGTGGCAATCGTGGCGACCGTCAATAG